One window from the genome of Deltaproteobacteria bacterium encodes:
- a CDS encoding patatin-like phospholipase family protein: MECPDTKSLFLGGSRRIGIAFSSGFFGFFAHAGFLAAIRESGIEPTAYAGASSGAIVAAMAASGMSTAAVKEMLFSLRKRDFWDPDPWHSILSDALRCFRGCLGYLRGDGFGRLLQRLPARTFEECHTPLAVSATDLTHKREVIFTQGDLIQAIQASGSVPVLFKPVSINGALCCDGGITGKAPVEALARLSELDIILVHFIASDNVKEGAHAFMKKRLTPWHIQHLAVNIARQKAYQKEVELIKSRGVDVIEVRTNAPAISPNRLQSGPEAYEAARNATLKILAPNKTANAVHSAAKRGRLQT; encoded by the coding sequence ATGGAATGTCCGGATACCAAATCGTTGTTCCTTGGAGGTTCCCGCCGAATAGGGATCGCCTTTTCCTCCGGTTTTTTCGGGTTCTTCGCCCATGCGGGCTTTCTGGCCGCGATCCGGGAATCGGGCATTGAACCGACCGCCTATGCAGGGGCCAGTTCAGGGGCCATTGTGGCGGCCATGGCCGCCTCGGGCATGAGCACCGCCGCGGTCAAGGAGATGCTGTTCAGCCTTAGAAAGCGGGATTTCTGGGATCCTGATCCCTGGCATTCGATTCTGTCTGATGCGCTCCGATGCTTCAGGGGTTGCCTCGGGTACCTCAGAGGAGATGGATTCGGCCGTCTCCTTCAACGGCTCCCCGCACGAACGTTTGAGGAATGCCACACCCCCCTGGCCGTCTCGGCCACGGACCTGACCCACAAAAGAGAGGTGATTTTCACACAAGGGGACCTGATCCAGGCCATACAGGCCTCCGGTTCGGTGCCGGTCCTCTTCAAGCCTGTAAGTATCAACGGGGCCCTCTGTTGCGACGGCGGGATCACCGGCAAGGCCCCGGTGGAGGCCTTGGCCCGTCTCTCTGAATTGGATATCATACTGGTGCACTTTATTGCCTCGGACAATGTGAAAGAGGGGGCGCACGCCTTCATGAAAAAACGGCTCACTCCCTGGCATATTCAGCATCTCGCCGTTAATATCGCCCGCCAAAAGGCATACCAGAAAGAGGTCGAGCTTATAAAGTCACGGGGGGTGGACGTCATAGAGGTCAGGACCAACGCGCCCGCCATCAGCCCTAACAGGCTCCAAAGCGGTCCTGAGGCCTATGAGGCCGCGAGGAATGCCACCCTCAAGATTCTGGCACCGAATAAAACCGCAAACGCAGTGCATTCTGCAGCAAA
- a CDS encoding nitroreductase, which produces MDLLKAMEERRSTRAFLERPVDHEKIETLIRFATQAPSAINLQPYELTVVSGDEKQRLSRLLVKRMKERNISCGPGAKSPLPGYFVERERGLLNVIQPNLPEQTPFQNFINEGSCNFYGAPTAIIITMDQVFSSARLTDIGVLVGYLVLCAHALGLGTCPIGLITAFDDDIKESLSLRDEKNVVIGVAVGYPDPDAPINRSRSDRVPLDDLVKWRE; this is translated from the coding sequence ATGGATTTGTTGAAGGCTATGGAGGAGAGAAGGAGCACCCGGGCCTTTCTGGAGAGGCCTGTTGATCATGAGAAGATAGAGACGCTCATTCGTTTCGCTACGCAGGCGCCGTCGGCCATCAATCTTCAACCCTATGAACTGACGGTCGTATCCGGAGATGAAAAGCAACGGCTGAGCAGGCTCCTCGTCAAGCGGATGAAGGAGAGGAACATATCGTGCGGGCCCGGCGCGAAGAGCCCTCTTCCAGGGTATTTTGTGGAGCGGGAGCGGGGGCTTCTCAACGTGATTCAGCCCAACCTCCCTGAACAGACCCCTTTCCAGAATTTTATCAACGAGGGGAGCTGTAATTTCTACGGGGCCCCCACCGCCATCATCATCACCATGGACCAGGTGTTCTCAAGCGCCAGGCTTACGGATATCGGCGTTCTGGTCGGTTATCTGGTCCTGTGCGCCCATGCCCTGGGACTGGGGACCTGCCCCATCGGCCTGATTACCGCATTTGATGACGACATCAAGGAATCATTGAGTTTACGGGATGAAAAGAACGTGGTGATCGGTGTCGCGGTAGGCTACCCCGATCCCGATGCACCCATCAATCGCTCAAGATCTGACAGGGTCCCCCTGGACGATCTGGTGAAATGGCGGGAGTAA